The genomic window ATATTAAGGGCTCGCACCTCAAATGCAGGGTGTGGGATTTAAAATACGACAAGTATGGTTGGAAATTTGGGAAAGGATATTCGTCCTCGCTATGCGCCAGCCTGTATTTCGAGAGAATAGCAGATAGTCGCTCAATAACTATTAGCTTTAATTCACATAATGCAAATTAAAGCTACGCTACGGCTGACGGATAGCTAATGGCTGATGACTACGCCTTTTTGATGGGAATGCTAAACGAAAATTCGCTTCCTACGCCCAATTGTGATTTTACGGTAATGTCGCCGCCCAATAGTTTAACAATACCTCGGCAAATAGCCAATCCCAAACCGGTTCCACCGGCCGTTGTATTGCCATTATAATTCACTTGCTTAAAGCGTTCAAATATCTCCTCAATCTTATCGCGATCGATACCTATGCCTTCGTCTTTCACAAAAAAATCAAGATGATCGTTGTTTACTTTGTACCCAAATTCGATTGTTCCTTTTTTCGAAAATTTTAAGGCGTTGTTTAGCAGATTACTTATTACTTGTCTCAGGCGGGATTTGTCGGTAACCATTACAAAACCTTCATGTTGTTTCGGTATGATTGCTTTGAATTTAATGTTTGAATTGTCGTTTGTTCTTATCTCGTTATAGCTCAACTCTAAATCGCTTATCATTTTTGCGGGGTTTACCGTGTCATTTGTTATTCTCAGTTCACCCGATTCTATTTTTGCCACATCTAATATATCATCTATAAGACTGAGCAGCTGCATTGAATTACTATCAATAATATCCAGGTATCTGTGCCTTTCATCGTCCGACAGATCGTCGCTTTTCAGCAGTTCGGCAAAACCAAGTACGCCATTCATTGGTGTTCTTATCTCGTGGCTCATATTGGCCAAAAAGTAATTTTTATGGATGTTGGCCACCTCGGCATTTTTTTTGGCCTCAACGAGTTCTTGTTCTATTGTTTTCCGTTCGGTAATATCCTGGGCTGCCCCCCTCACGGCTATAGTTTTCCCATTTTTATCCTTAACTACTTCGCCCCTTGCCCATAGCCATCCCTTGCTGCAATTCTTTTTTACCATCTCAAGCTCCAGTTCGTAAGGCGTGCCGGTTTCAATGGTATTTTCAAGCTTGCCCATAAGGGTTTTCCAACTTTCCGGTGTAAACAGTTTTCCCTGCTCCGCCAAATTAGGTACGGGTTGCCCGGGAGTGAAGCCATACATTTTTCTCAACTCATCAGTCCAGGTTACTTCCTCCGTTTCAATATCCAGGTACCAACTGCCTGTATGGGTTATTGTTTGCACCCGTTTTAGTTCGGCCTCACTTTTTCTCAGTGCCTTTTCCTTCAATTTCAGCTCTGTAACATCGGCAAAGGTAGCGGCGAACTCGCCCGGTCGGGGGCAAAATACATGTATATAAAAATATTTTTCGGGCGAAATGAAATCACTTTCTATAAATTGTTCTTTTCCTGTGAATGCTGTTTGTCCGAACTTCTCAATCCAATTTTGGGAATTATTCGTAATGTCGGGCTGTATTTTTGTAACCCTTTTTCCCACGATGTCTTCGGCCTTGCACCCAATTTGTGCTTCAAAGGCACGGTTTAAGGTAATGTATTCCCAATCCACCGCTTTGCCATTGCTGTCGGTAATTATTTTTGCATGGACGAAGCCTTCGCTCATGTTGTTAAACAGGTTGCGGTAGGTGTTCTCGGCTTTAATTAATTCGCTTTCCGTTTTTTTCAATTGGTTGATATTAACCAGGGTAATCACCACGCCATCAATTGTTTTATTTAAAGTAATAAAGGGGCTTACTCTCTTTAGATAATAATTACCTTGCTTATCTTGAATTTCCTTTTCGATGCTCGTCAACTTTTTGAGCACCGTTAAGCAGTCCTCAAATATGGAAACCCTTACCTCCTCGCTAAAATTGGAGGCAAAGCTTGAGATAGGCCTTCCGTAATCGGTCTCTTTCAGATTGAAGTGCTGCTGCAAGGAAGGCGTGAATTTACGGATATGTAAATCTCCGTCCAAAAACAGGGTGCCTATATCCGTACTGTCCAACAAATTGGTCATATCATTGTTGAGGTTGATCAGCTCCTTATTTTTATTTTGGAGTTCGGAGTTCACGGTATATAATTCTTCATTTACCGATTGGAGTTCCTCGTTGGTGCTTTGGAGTTCCTCGTTGGAGGCCATCAGCTCCTCATTGGACGACTGCAATTCCTCGTTGCTTGTCTCCAGCTCTTCAACGGTATTTTGCAGTTCCATTTTAACTTCTTTGAGCTCCGTTTCCAGCTCTTCTAACCTATGCTTCGACGATTCTTCTATGTCCGTATTGTTAAGTATCCTTACCTTATCCGATTCCAATTGTTTTTCTTCGCCGAACAAGATCAGGTAGGTATCCTTTAATTCGCCTTCTGGGTTAGGCTTATGGATGGTGAGGTCAAAAGTGGAAAGTTCATTGTTGGTATCCCTTAAAATATTTTTTATCAACAACTCCTGGTCGTTTTCCCCCAGCTTTCGCACCCCCCGTCGCAGGGCTGAAGCTATTTGGGGGGGCAACATTTTAAGCAGGTTCCTCTCAAAAACCCCTTCGTTGTGCGACAGGCGCTTTCCGGCATCTCCTTTTATAAAAAGGATATCGAAATTTTTATCGATAAAAATGGAGGCAGGGCTATACTTTTTACTTAAATAATTGTGGAAGACCGTTTCGGGATTTTCTTTGTACTTATACTCAAACTTACCAATTGCGTTTG from Saccharicrinis carchari includes these protein-coding regions:
- a CDS encoding chemotaxis protein CheB — translated: MKINKKETKKRVKPTKDHEPTSQDFYVVGIGASAGGLEAIQQLFDNIPADTGMAFVIIQHLSPDFKSLMPELLAKHTEMQIFTAEDKQTIQPNCIYLNQRHKNLHIKGKKLYLLDKGPKHNLNLPIDIFFHTLGEEYKEKCIGVILSGTGSDGSRGIRTIKEGGGIIMVQDPASAQFDGMPHSAISTNLVDFIMTPKYIAEKFSKIPTNRPHVNFNTDAEGSAESLINNILQIVFQYSGIDFREYKKNTLLRRIEKRMNIHNIEHLYDYTNLLLQKDAEKQALKEDFLIGVTRFFRDPEAFKELEEHIIPAICKAKNKAEIVRIWVPACSTGEEVYSIAMLVDDHIRSAKLNLDYKIFATDIDSIAIGKAGLGLYQYNTINEIKKEYIDKYFVKSGDKIQIIKRIREKIVFSMHNVFKDPPFIRMDLISCRNMLIYFDHKIQRKTLLKFQFALNQYGYLFLGNSESLGDVAKYFEVLDVKWKIYQNISPTHQLPSQNDFETSISNVSYKNTPNAIGKFEYKYKENPETVFHNYLSKKYSPASIFIDKNFDILFIKGDAGKRLSHNEGVFERNLLKMLPPQIASALRRGVRKLGENDQELLIKNILRDTNNELSTFDLTIHKPNPEGELKDTYLILFGEEKQLESDKVRILNNTDIEESSKHRLEELETELKEVKMELQNTVEELETSNEELQSSNEELMASNEELQSTNEELQSVNEELYTVNSELQNKNKELINLNNDMTNLLDSTDIGTLFLDGDLHIRKFTPSLQQHFNLKETDYGRPISSFASNFSEEVRVSIFEDCLTVLKKLTSIEKEIQDKQGNYYLKRVSPFITLNKTIDGVVITLVNINQLKKTESELIKAENTYRNLFNNMSEGFVHAKIITDSNGKAVDWEYITLNRAFEAQIGCKAEDIVGKRVTKIQPDITNNSQNWIEKFGQTAFTGKEQFIESDFISPEKYFYIHVFCPRPGEFAATFADVTELKLKEKALRKSEAELKRVQTITHTGSWYLDIETEEVTWTDELRKMYGFTPGQPVPNLAEQGKLFTPESWKTLMGKLENTIETGTPYELELEMVKKNCSKGWLWARGEVVKDKNGKTIAVRGAAQDITERKTIEQELVEAKKNAEVANIHKNYFLANMSHEIRTPMNGVLGFAELLKSDDLSDDERHRYLDIIDSNSMQLLSLIDDILDVAKIESGELRITNDTVNPAKMISDLELSYNEIRTNDNSNIKFKAIIPKQHEGFVMVTDKSRLRQVISNLLNNALKFSKKGTIEFGYKVNNDHLDFFVKDEGIGIDRDKIEEIFERFKQVNYNGNTTAGGTGLGLAICRGIVKLLGGDITVKSQLGVGSEFSFSIPIKKA